A section of the Maylandia zebra isolate NMK-2024a linkage group LG8, Mzebra_GT3a, whole genome shotgun sequence genome encodes:
- the LOC101468427 gene encoding aquaporin-8, translating into MSGLESKTEVFTVTEMGEPKVEKDIGNRSKIRCKYELYVQPCLAELLGTCLFVFVGCASVIGNVETGGVIQPAVAHGLALGVLITVFGQISGGHFNPAVSLSVYLCGGMKLILLVPYIVAQMAGGVVGAFLSKAVYPSNNYTASLGGAFKVVSADAGGSTLVEMLLTLILTMVVCLGAVNRRTQTDGVPFCIGLTVAANILAGGTLSGACMNPARAFGPAMAANHWDNHWVFWVGPVAGALLTVSIIRLLIGDHKTRVVLK; encoded by the exons ATGTCAGGGCTAGAAAGTAAGACAGAGGTCTTCACAGTAACCGAAATGGGGGAGCCGAAGGTGGAGAAAGACATTGGCAACAGAAGTAAGATACGATGCAAATATGAGCTGTACGTGCAGCCCTGTCTGGCTGAGCTGTTGGGAACCTGCTTGTTCGTATTTGTGGGGTGTGCCTCTGTTATCGGGAACGTGGAAACGGGGGGTGTCATCCAGCCTGCCGTGGCACATGGACTGGCCCTGGGAGTGCTGATCACAGTGTTTGGACAAATCAG TGGGGGACACTTTAATCCTGCAGTGTCGCTGAGCGTCTACCTGTGCGGGGGGATGAAGCTGATTTTGCTCGTACCTTACATCGTAGCTCAGATGGCCGGAGGAGTGGTTGGTGCTTTTTTGTCAAAG GCAGTGTATCCCTCTAATAACTATACCGCTTCCCTCGGAGGAGCCTTTAAAGTGGTCTCTGCTGACGCTGGTGGATCCACCCTGGTAGAAATGTTGTTGACCCTGATCCTCACCATGGTGGTGTGCCTGGGGGCCGTCAACAGGAGAACCCAAACAGACGGGGTTCCTTTTTGCATTGGCCTCACTGTGGCTGCCAACATACTTGCTGG AGGGACTTTGTCTGGAGCTTGCATGAACCCTGCCCGTGCCTTTGGTCCTGCCATGGCTGCCAACCACTGGGACAATCACTGGGTCTTCTGGGTTGGACCCGTTGCTGGTGCACTGCTAACTGTCAGCATCATCAG GTTGTTGATCGGTGACCATAAAACTCGAGTTGTGCTAAAGTGA
- the lcmt1 gene encoding leucine carboxyl methyltransferase 1 yields the protein MAARQPFTDTDTADEAVRATCDDATTCKRFATSKGYWKDPYIQYFVRSVGDRKAPEINRGYYARVQGVNHLLDAFLRKTQCDCQVINLGAGLDTTFWRLKDENLMPRKFFEVDFPTVVARKIHNIKTKPPLSKPIIETHSTDSLLLDAHSLESDRYCIIGADLRDISSLDEKLKKFQLNPELPTLLLSECVLVYMTPSHSSNLVHWAAETFHTAMFINYEQVNMSDRFGQVMIENLQRRQCTLAGVEACQTLDSQKDRFLKTGWEHVDALDMMTVYTMLPQDDVARIERLEFLDEKELLQQLLQHYNICWATKDKLNLGLSQLAF from the exons ATGGCAGCTCGGCAACCCTTCACAGACACGGACACTGCTGATGAAGCAGTGAGGGCGACGTGTGACGATGCAACCACATGCAAAAG GTTTGCTACCAGTAAAGGCTACTGGAAGGACCCTTATATCCAATACTTTGTAAGATCTGTAGGAGACCGAAAGGCCCCTGAAATCAACAGAG GTTACTACGCCCGTGTGCAGGGAGTGAACCACCTCCTCGATGCGTTTCTAAGGAAAACACAGTGTGACTGTCAAGTCATCAACCTGGGTGCTGGACTGGATACCACATTTTGGAGGCTAAAG GATGAAAACCTCATGCCACGGAAGTTCTTTGAAGTTGACTTTCCAACTGTTGTGGCAaggaaaatacacaatataaa GACAAAACCTCCTCTGTCCAAACCCATCATCGAAACCCACTCAACAGACTCCTTACTGCTAG ATGCCCACAGCCTCGAATCAGATCGTTACTGTATCATTGGGGCGGACCTCAGAGACATCTCCAGTTTggatgaaaaactgaaaaagtttCAACTTAACCCAGA GTTACCGACATTGCTTCtgtcagagtgtgtgctggTCTACATGACACCATCTCACTCCTCCAACCTTGTTCACTGGGCAGCAGAAACCTTTCACACTGCCATGTTCATCAACTATGAACAG GTCAACATGAGCGATCGATTTGGTCAAGTGATGATCGAGAACCTGCAGCGTCGCCAGTGCACCCTGGCGGGAGTGGAGGCCTGCCAGACTCTGGACTCTCAG AAGGATCGGTTTCTGAAAACTGGCTGGGAACACGTTGACGCTCTAGATATGATGACGGTCTACACTATGCTCCCTCAGGATGATGTGGCAAG AATTGAGCGTCTGGAGTTCTTGGATGAGAAGGAACTGTTGCAACAACTTCTTCAGCACTACAATATCTGCTGGGCCACCAAGGATAAGCTTAATCTGG GTCTCTCTCAGTTGGCGTTTTGA